A genome region from Bradyrhizobium commune includes the following:
- a CDS encoding YHS domain-containing (seleno)protein has protein sequence MRPGIALIGRLVCLLAGICLACPGLPAQAATTERIVVNRFSGVAIEGFDPVAYFVDGAPMQGTAEFEANLWGAVWRFRNEGNRASFLAHPEVYGPQFGGYDPADIARGVVIAGNPRFFVIAAQRLYLFSREDNRDAFAADPERFLYEVGKRWPALQDKLSQ, from the coding sequence TTGCGCCCCGGAATTGCCTTGATCGGCCGTCTGGTCTGCCTGCTGGCGGGCATTTGCCTCGCATGCCCGGGGTTGCCGGCGCAGGCGGCCACCACCGAGCGGATCGTGGTCAATCGCTTCTCCGGCGTCGCCATCGAAGGCTTCGACCCCGTGGCCTATTTCGTCGATGGCGCTCCCATGCAGGGGACGGCCGAGTTCGAGGCCAACCTCTGGGGCGCGGTCTGGCGCTTCCGCAACGAGGGCAACCGGGCCTCGTTCCTGGCCCATCCCGAGGTCTACGGGCCGCAGTTCGGCGGCTATGATCCGGCCGATATCGCCCGCGGCGTCGTCATCGCCGGCAATCCCCGCTTCTTCGTGATCGCAGCCCAGCGGCTCTATCTGTTCAGCCGGGAAGACAACCGCGACGCCTTCGCCGCCGATCCCGAGCGCTTCCTGTACGAAGTGGGCAAGCGCTGGCCGGCGCTCCAGGACAAGCTCAGTCAGTAA
- a CDS encoding chemotaxis protein CheW encodes MSKKTQIGEGAMVEYVTAMIGGQLFGLPISRVQDVFMPERVTRVPLSSREIAGVLNLRGRIVTVVDMRARLGLPKPEDGKTAMAVGVDLRGESYGLLIDQIGEVLRLAEDGKEENPVNLDPRMAKLAGGVHRLDGQLMVVLDVDRVLELAPEMMAA; translated from the coding sequence ATGAGCAAGAAGACGCAAATTGGCGAAGGCGCCATGGTCGAATACGTCACCGCGATGATCGGCGGTCAGCTGTTCGGCCTGCCGATCTCCCGCGTCCAGGACGTGTTCATGCCGGAGCGCGTCACCCGCGTTCCCCTGTCCTCGCGCGAGATCGCCGGCGTGTTGAACCTGCGCGGCCGCATCGTCACCGTGGTCGACATGCGCGCCCGCCTCGGCCTGCCCAAGCCCGAGGATGGCAAGACGGCGATGGCGGTCGGCGTCGACCTGCGCGGTGAATCCTATGGCCTCCTGATCGACCAGATCGGCGAGGTGCTCCGGCTTGCCGAGGACGGCAAGGAAGAAAACCCCGTCAACCTCGATCCCCGCATGGCCAAGCTTGCCGGCGGCGTCCACCGCCTCGACGGACAGCTCATGGTCGTCCTCGACGTCGATCGCGTCCTCGAACTCGCGCCCGAGATGATGGCGGCCTGA
- a CDS encoding response regulator: MRTCLVVDDSSVIRKVARRILEGLDFQILEAEDGEKALEACKRGLPDAVLLDWNMPIMDGYEFLGHLRRMPGGDQPKVVFCTTENDVAHIARALHAGANEYIMKPFDKDIVTAKFQEVGLI, encoded by the coding sequence ATGCGCACTTGTCTCGTCGTTGATGATTCCAGCGTCATCCGCAAGGTTGCGCGCCGGATCCTGGAAGGCCTCGACTTCCAGATTCTCGAAGCCGAGGACGGTGAGAAGGCGTTGGAGGCCTGCAAGCGCGGACTTCCGGACGCGGTGCTGCTCGACTGGAACATGCCGATCATGGACGGCTACGAGTTCCTCGGCCATCTGCGCCGCATGCCCGGCGGTGACCAGCCCAAGGTGGTGTTCTGCACCACCGAGAACGACGTCGCGCATATCGCGCGTGCGCTGCATGCCGGCGCCAACGAGTACATCATGAAGCCGTTCGACAAGGACATCGTGACGGCGAAGTTCCAGGAAGTCGGACTTATCTGA
- a CDS encoding CheR family methyltransferase: protein MTPVDYEYLRKFLKERSGLDLSADKQYLVESRLLPLARKASLPGIPDLVLKIRNGDGRLATDVVEAMTTNETFFFRDKIPFDHLRGTIMPGLIQARAARKSLRIWSAASSTGQEPYSIAMCLKELGASLAGWRIEIVATDLSQEVLEKSKAGLYSQFEVQRGLPIQLLMKYFSQSGETWQLNADVRAMVQFRQLNLLQDFSHLGTFDVIFCRNVLIYFDQDTKAVIFERMAKGLEADGTLLLGAAESVVGITDAFRPIADRRGLYQLNPARSGRPMGGLMPQSLKVAAAR, encoded by the coding sequence GTGACGCCTGTGGACTATGAGTATCTGCGCAAGTTCCTGAAAGAGCGCTCCGGTCTCGATCTCTCTGCCGACAAGCAATATCTGGTCGAGAGCCGGTTGCTGCCGCTCGCCCGCAAGGCGAGCCTGCCGGGCATCCCCGATCTCGTCCTGAAGATCAGAAATGGCGATGGAAGGCTTGCGACCGATGTGGTCGAGGCCATGACCACCAACGAGACCTTCTTCTTTCGCGACAAGATCCCGTTCGATCATCTGCGCGGCACCATCATGCCCGGCCTGATCCAGGCGCGCGCCGCGCGCAAGTCGCTGCGGATCTGGTCGGCGGCCTCCTCGACCGGGCAGGAGCCCTATTCGATCGCGATGTGCTTGAAGGAGTTGGGCGCCTCGCTCGCCGGCTGGCGCATCGAGATCGTCGCCACCGACCTGTCGCAGGAAGTCCTGGAGAAATCCAAGGCCGGCCTCTACAGCCAGTTCGAGGTGCAGCGCGGCCTGCCGATCCAGCTCTTGATGAAATACTTCTCGCAATCCGGCGAGACATGGCAGCTCAATGCCGATGTCCGCGCGATGGTGCAGTTCCGCCAGCTCAATCTGTTGCAGGACTTCTCCCATCTCGGCACGTTCGACGTGATCTTCTGCCGCAACGTGCTGATCTATTTCGACCAGGACACCAAAGCCGTGATCTTCGAGCGCATGGCGAAGGGCCTGGAAGCCGATGGCACGCTGCTGCTGGGTGCGGCCGAATCCGTCGTCGGCATCACCGATGCATTCCGTCCGATCGCCGACCGTCGCGGGCTCTACCAGCTCAACCCGGCGCGCTCCGGCCGTCCGATGGGTGGACTGATGCCGCAATCGCTGAAGGTCGCAGCAGCGCGGTAA
- a CDS encoding protein-glutamate methylesterase/protein-glutamine glutaminase: MSVAFAGNSTTSPSREAGPLRVMIVDDSVVIRGLISRWIGAEHDMEVAASLRTGLEAVNQLERINPDVAVLDIEMPELDGLSALPQLLAKKRDLVIIMASTLTRRNAEISFKALSLGAADYIPKPESTREASAADIFHHDLIQKIRHLGARLRRKPAIASPPLAPASPAPAARAPAVARPTAAATAPLVHAPSAGALSTRPFSTQAPKVLLIGSSTGGPQALMALVTELGPVIDRFPVLITQHMPPTFTTILAEHLARSSRKPAAEAVDGELVKPGRIYLAPGGKHMRVVRNGADVAIALDDGPAVNFCKPAVDPLFTSAIDIWHGNVLSVILTGMGSDGMRGGKDIVAAGGSVIAQDEATSVVWGMPGAAANAGICSAILPLNQIGAKVNRLFAGDRS, from the coding sequence ATGAGTGTTGCGTTCGCAGGCAATTCGACCACGAGCCCGTCGCGTGAGGCCGGGCCGCTGCGGGTGATGATCGTCGACGACTCCGTCGTCATTCGCGGTCTGATCTCGCGCTGGATCGGTGCCGAGCACGACATGGAGGTCGCTGCCTCCTTGCGCACCGGGCTCGAGGCGGTCAACCAGCTCGAACGCATCAACCCCGACGTCGCCGTGCTCGACATCGAAATGCCCGAGCTCGACGGCCTCTCGGCGCTGCCACAACTGCTGGCGAAGAAGCGCGACCTCGTCATCATCATGGCTTCGACGCTGACCCGCCGCAACGCGGAGATCAGCTTCAAGGCGCTCTCGCTCGGTGCCGCCGACTACATTCCGAAGCCGGAATCGACGCGCGAAGCATCCGCCGCTGACATCTTCCACCACGACTTGATCCAGAAGATTCGTCACCTCGGCGCACGGCTGCGCCGCAAGCCTGCGATCGCGAGCCCGCCGCTGGCGCCCGCGAGCCCCGCGCCGGCCGCACGTGCACCGGCTGTCGCGCGGCCCACCGCGGCTGCAACGGCCCCGCTCGTGCATGCGCCGTCGGCGGGGGCGCTGTCCACGCGCCCGTTCTCGACCCAGGCTCCGAAGGTGCTCTTGATCGGCTCCTCGACCGGCGGCCCGCAGGCGCTGATGGCGCTCGTCACCGAGCTTGGCCCGGTGATCGACCGTTTCCCGGTGCTGATCACCCAGCACATGCCGCCGACCTTCACCACCATTCTCGCCGAACATCTCGCACGTTCCAGCCGCAAGCCGGCAGCCGAGGCGGTCGACGGCGAACTCGTCAAGCCGGGACGCATCTACCTCGCGCCAGGCGGCAAGCACATGCGCGTCGTGCGCAACGGCGCTGACGTTGCGATTGCGCTCGACGACGGCCCCGCCGTCAATTTCTGCAAGCCCGCGGTCGATCCCCTCTTCACCTCCGCCATCGACATCTGGCACGGCAACGTCCTCTCCGTGATCCTGACCGGCATGGGCTCCGACGGCATGCGCGGCGGCAAGGACATCGTCGCCGCCGGCGGTAGTGTGATCGCGCAGGACGAAGCGACGAGCGTGGTGTGGGGCATGCCCGGCGCCGCTGCCAATGCCGGCATCTGCTCCGCGATCCTGCCGCTCAACCAGATCGGTGCCAAGGTCAATCGCCTGTTCGCGGGAGACCGCTCGTGA
- a CDS encoding DUF350 domain-containing protein, whose translation MILQSLAGLPAFLVYFCTGLIAIVAYLFVYTRITPHNEFQLIRDNDPAAAIALGLSLLGFVAPLFSAIAHSVNVLDCLIWAFIALIVQVAVFYIVKIPVPNLSGRIAAGELAPAIWLGLSSLAAGLLNAACMIY comes from the coding sequence ATGATCCTGCAATCGCTCGCCGGCCTTCCCGCCTTTCTGGTCTATTTCTGCACCGGACTGATCGCGATAGTAGCGTACCTCTTCGTCTACACGCGGATCACGCCGCACAACGAGTTCCAGCTGATCCGCGATAACGACCCGGCGGCCGCGATTGCGCTCGGCCTCAGCCTGCTCGGCTTCGTGGCGCCGCTGTTCAGCGCGATCGCGCATTCGGTCAATGTGCTGGATTGCCTGATCTGGGCCTTCATCGCCCTGATCGTGCAGGTCGCCGTATTCTACATCGTCAAGATCCCGGTGCCGAACCTGTCGGGTCGGATCGCCGCAGGCGAGCTTGCACCCGCAATCTGGCTCGGCCTGTCCTCGCTCGCCGCAGGCCTCCTGAACGCCGCCTGCATGATCTACTGA
- a CDS encoding 3'(2'),5'-bisphosphate nucleotidase CysQ family protein has translation MQVRIIDGEAASRLMEPLTALVVQAGEAILAVNRAAMRVDGKHDGSPVTEADLAADRIIADGLARLAGDVPSLSEERTHLASPPFQGSFFLIDPLDGTKEFVAGRDEFTVNLALVTRGVPLLGIVAAPALGLLWRGIVGRGAERLTLVGPASGIVEPIHTRRLPGPGEPWIAAVSRSHGDETSEAFIEDRPNAVRKMCGSAVKFGRIAEGSADIYPRFGPTCEWDVGAGCAVVTAAGGRVTDGHGGELRFGERSDTGFIVPAFIAWGDPQAAKL, from the coding sequence ATGCAGGTGAGGATCATCGACGGCGAGGCCGCATCCCGGCTGATGGAGCCGCTGACCGCGCTGGTGGTGCAGGCGGGCGAGGCGATCCTCGCGGTCAACCGCGCGGCGATGCGGGTCGACGGCAAGCACGATGGCTCGCCGGTCACCGAGGCCGACCTCGCCGCCGACCGAATCATCGCAGACGGCCTGGCCCGGCTTGCCGGCGACGTGCCGTCACTCTCGGAAGAGCGGACCCACCTCGCCTCGCCGCCGTTTCAGGGCAGCTTCTTCCTGATCGATCCGCTCGACGGCACCAAGGAGTTCGTCGCCGGCCGCGACGAGTTCACCGTCAACCTTGCCCTCGTCACCCGCGGCGTGCCGCTGCTCGGCATCGTCGCCGCACCCGCGCTCGGGCTGCTCTGGCGCGGCATTGTCGGCCGCGGCGCCGAGCGCCTGACGCTTGTCGGCCCTGCCAGCGGCATCGTCGAGCCAATCCACACCCGCAGGCTGCCCGGGCCCGGCGAGCCCTGGATCGCTGCGGTGAGCCGCTCGCACGGCGACGAGACGAGCGAGGCATTCATCGAGGACCGGCCCAATGCGGTACGAAAGATGTGCGGCTCGGCGGTCAAATTCGGCCGGATCGCCGAGGGTAGCGCCGACATCTATCCCCGCTTCGGGCCGACCTGCGAATGGGATGTCGGGGCCGGCTGCGCGGTCGTGACCGCGGCCGGCGGCAGGGTCACCGACGGCCACGGCGGCGAGCTTCGATTCGGCGAGCGCAGCGACACCGGCTTCATCGTTCCGGCGTTCATCGCCTGGGGCGACCCGCAGGCGGCAAAACTCTGA
- a CDS encoding hybrid sensor histidine kinase/response regulator — MDDLLREFLTETSESLDTVDNQLVKFEQEPNNAKILDNIFRLVHTIKGTCGFLGLPRLEALAHAGETLMGKFRDGMPVTGQAVTVILSSIDRIKEILAGLEATEAEPEGTDRDLIDKLEAMVEQGMAAMAAGAAPVAAPVVEAPPLVPEAPVAAAPAPAKDMTTGSLIDQTLERPLRPGEVSLDELERAFRETAIEAPAPAPVAKAEVKAEVKAEPAPAAEAPAPAAKEKAPKEKPAPKKSMADESVVEGDRIANQSIRVNVDTLEHLMTMVSELVLTRNQLLEISRRNEDTEFKVPLQRLSNVTAELQEGVMKTRMQPIGNAWQKLPRIVRDLSSELGKQIELEMHGADTELDRQVLDLIKDPLTHMVRNSADHGLETPAERLAGGKGEQGTIRLSAYHEGGHIIICIADNGRGLNTEKIKAKAVSSGLVSEAELEKMSEAQIHKFIFAPGFSTAAAITSVSGRGVGMDVVRTNIDQIGGTIDIKSVAGEGSSVTIKIPLTLAIVSALIVEAAGDRFAIPQLSVVELVRARANSEHRIERIKDTAVLRLRNKLLPLIHLKKLLKIDDGAASDPENGFIVVTQVGSQTFGIVVDGVFHTEEIVVKPMSTKLRHIDMFSGNTILGDGAVIMIIDPNGIAKALGAAGSSAHDMADENGAHHIGSGEQTTSLLVFRAGSSQPKAVPLGLVTRLEELPADKIEFSNGRYMVQYREQLMPLVAMEGVTIASQGAQPILVFADDGRSMGLVVDEIIDIVEERLNIEVGGSSQGILGSAVIKGQATEVIDVGHFLPMAFADWFTRKEMKPSMHSQSVLLVDDSAFFRNMLAPVLKAAGYRVRTAPTAQEGLAALRAQTFDVVLTDIEMPDMNGFEFAEVIRSDSNLGAMPIIGLSALVSPAAIERGRQAGFHDYVAKFDRPGLIAALKEQTAGAAGASELSRAAA; from the coding sequence ATGGATGATCTGTTGCGGGAGTTTTTGACGGAGACCAGCGAGAGCCTGGACACCGTCGACAATCAGCTGGTGAAGTTCGAGCAGGAGCCGAACAACGCCAAGATCCTGGATAACATCTTCCGCCTGGTCCACACCATCAAGGGTACGTGCGGCTTCCTCGGGTTGCCGCGGCTTGAAGCGCTGGCGCATGCCGGCGAGACGCTGATGGGCAAATTCCGCGACGGCATGCCGGTGACCGGACAGGCCGTGACGGTGATCCTGTCCTCGATCGACCGCATCAAGGAGATTTTGGCAGGGCTGGAGGCGACCGAGGCCGAGCCCGAGGGCACCGACCGCGATCTCATCGACAAATTAGAGGCAATGGTCGAGCAGGGCATGGCCGCAATGGCGGCAGGCGCTGCTCCTGTTGCCGCTCCCGTCGTTGAGGCGCCGCCGCTGGTGCCGGAAGCGCCGGTCGCCGCAGCGCCCGCTCCCGCCAAAGACATGACCACGGGCTCGCTGATCGACCAGACCCTGGAGCGCCCCTTGCGTCCGGGCGAAGTCTCGCTCGACGAGCTCGAGCGCGCCTTCCGCGAGACCGCGATCGAAGCCCCCGCACCGGCTCCTGTTGCCAAGGCCGAGGTCAAGGCCGAGGTCAAGGCCGAGCCCGCGCCGGCTGCTGAAGCCCCGGCCCCTGCTGCCAAGGAGAAGGCGCCCAAGGAGAAGCCCGCGCCGAAGAAGTCGATGGCCGATGAGAGCGTCGTTGAAGGCGACCGCATCGCCAACCAGTCGATCCGCGTCAACGTGGATACGCTGGAGCACCTGATGACCATGGTCTCCGAGCTGGTCTTGACCCGCAACCAGCTGCTGGAGATCTCCCGCCGCAACGAGGACACCGAGTTCAAGGTGCCGTTGCAGCGCCTCTCCAACGTCACCGCCGAGCTGCAGGAAGGCGTCATGAAGACGCGCATGCAGCCGATCGGCAACGCCTGGCAGAAGCTGCCCCGCATCGTCCGGGATCTGTCGAGCGAACTCGGCAAGCAGATCGAGCTGGAGATGCACGGCGCCGACACCGAGCTCGACCGCCAGGTGCTCGATCTGATCAAGGACCCGCTCACCCACATGGTGCGCAACTCCGCCGATCATGGCCTGGAGACCCCCGCCGAGCGTCTCGCCGGCGGCAAGGGCGAGCAGGGCACCATTCGCCTGTCCGCCTATCACGAAGGCGGCCACATCATCATCTGCATCGCCGACAACGGAAGAGGCCTCAACACCGAGAAGATCAAGGCCAAGGCAGTCTCCTCAGGTCTCGTCAGCGAGGCCGAGCTCGAGAAGATGTCGGAAGCGCAGATCCACAAGTTCATCTTCGCGCCCGGCTTCTCGACCGCGGCCGCCATCACCTCGGTCTCCGGCCGCGGCGTCGGCATGGACGTGGTGCGCACCAATATCGACCAGATCGGCGGCACCATCGACATCAAGTCGGTGGCCGGTGAAGGTTCTTCCGTCACCATCAAGATCCCGCTGACCTTGGCAATCGTCTCCGCGCTGATCGTGGAAGCCGCCGGCGACCGCTTTGCCATCCCGCAGCTCTCGGTGGTCGAGCTGGTGCGGGCCCGTGCCAACTCGGAGCACCGCATCGAGCGCATCAAGGACACGGCTGTCCTGCGGTTGCGCAACAAGCTCTTGCCGCTGATCCACCTCAAGAAGCTCCTGAAGATCGACGACGGCGCGGCCTCCGATCCCGAGAACGGCTTCATCGTGGTGACGCAAGTCGGCAGCCAGACCTTTGGCATCGTCGTCGATGGCGTGTTCCACACCGAAGAAATCGTGGTCAAGCCGATGTCGACCAAGCTGCGTCACATCGACATGTTCTCCGGCAACACCATTCTGGGCGATGGCGCGGTCATCATGATCATCGACCCCAACGGCATTGCCAAGGCGCTCGGCGCCGCCGGCTCTTCCGCCCATGACATGGCCGACGAGAACGGCGCGCACCACATCGGCTCGGGCGAGCAGACCACCTCGCTCCTGGTGTTCCGCGCCGGCTCGTCCCAGCCCAAGGCGGTCCCGCTCGGGCTCGTCACCCGCCTGGAAGAGCTCCCGGCCGACAAGATCGAGTTCAGTAACGGCCGCTACATGGTGCAGTACCGCGAGCAGCTGATGCCGCTGGTGGCCATGGAAGGCGTCACCATCGCAAGCCAGGGGGCGCAACCGATCCTGGTGTTCGCCGATGACGGCCGCTCCATGGGCCTCGTCGTCGACGAGATCATCGACATCGTCGAGGAACGGCTCAACATCGAGGTCGGCGGCTCCAGCCAGGGCATTCTGGGCTCGGCCGTGATCAAGGGCCAGGCCACCGAGGTGATCGACGTCGGTCACTTCCTGCCGATGGCGTTCGCCGACTGGTTCACCCGCAAGGAGATGAAGCCGTCGATGCACTCGCAGTCGGTGCTCTTGGTCGACGACAGCGCGTTCTTCCGCAACATGCTGGCCCCGGTGCTCAAGGCCGCCGGCTACCGGGTCCGCACCGCGCCGACCGCGCAGGAAGGCCTGGCTGCCTTGCGTGCCCAGACCTTCGACGTGGTCCTGACCGACATCGAGATGCCCGACATGAACGGGTTCGAGTTCGCGGAAGTTATCCGCTCCGACAGCAATCTCGGCGCGATGCCGATCATCGGCCTCTCCGCGCTGGTGTCGCCGGCGGCGATCGAGCGCGGCCGGCAGGCCGGCTTCCACGATTATGTCGCCAAGTTCGACCGGCCCGGCCTGATCGCGGCGCTGAAGGAGCAGACCGCGGGCGCGGCCGGCGCCTCCGAGCTGAGCCGGGCGGCGGCGTAA
- a CDS encoding glutathionylspermidine synthase family protein, producing MQRIICPERDDWQQTAEQCGFAFHTIDGERYWDERAYYAFTLDEIERGIETPTGEIDAMCIELAGRVIGDEQHLRRLKIPEAFWDLIAESWEHDDRSLYGRLDLRFDGAAPAKLLEYNADTPTSIFEAAVFQWTWLEQAIERHIIPARADQFNSIHERLIEAWKRIATGHHLHLTGTTGNDEDAGTLAYLEDTARQAGLSTTLLDIEEIGWRDAGGFVDLDDRDMKLVFKLYPWEWMFHDAFGAKLKEAPTRWIEPPWKAVLSNKGILPLLWEMFPNHPNLLPAFFEDDPRAAGLGTSYVRKPLLSREGANVTLVSAGISLDEHTGPYGAEGFIRQALSPLPNFSGFYPVVGSWLVNHEPCGLSIREDESPITGNSSRFLPHAIL from the coding sequence ATGCAACGCATCATCTGTCCCGAGCGCGATGACTGGCAACAGACCGCCGAGCAATGCGGCTTTGCCTTTCATACCATCGACGGCGAGCGCTATTGGGACGAGCGCGCCTATTACGCCTTCACGCTCGACGAGATCGAGCGCGGCATCGAGACGCCGACCGGCGAGATCGACGCGATGTGCATCGAGCTCGCCGGCCGCGTGATCGGCGACGAGCAGCATTTGCGGCGCTTGAAGATCCCGGAAGCGTTCTGGGATCTGATCGCCGAGAGCTGGGAGCACGATGACCGCAGCCTCTATGGCCGGCTCGACCTCAGATTCGACGGCGCGGCGCCCGCAAAGCTGCTCGAGTACAACGCCGACACGCCGACCTCGATCTTCGAGGCCGCGGTGTTTCAATGGACCTGGCTCGAACAGGCGATCGAACGACACATCATCCCGGCTCGCGCCGACCAGTTCAACTCCATCCATGAGCGGCTGATCGAAGCGTGGAAGAGGATTGCCACCGGCCACCACCTGCACCTCACCGGCACCACCGGCAATGACGAGGATGCCGGCACGCTCGCCTACCTCGAGGACACCGCGCGCCAGGCGGGACTATCGACCACGCTGCTCGACATCGAGGAGATCGGCTGGCGCGATGCGGGCGGTTTCGTCGATCTCGACGACCGCGACATGAAGCTCGTCTTCAAGCTCTACCCCTGGGAATGGATGTTCCACGACGCCTTCGGCGCGAAGCTCAAGGAGGCGCCGACGCGCTGGATCGAGCCGCCATGGAAGGCGGTGCTCTCCAACAAGGGCATCCTGCCGCTGCTCTGGGAGATGTTTCCGAATCATCCCAACCTGCTGCCGGCGTTCTTCGAGGACGATCCGCGCGCAGCCGGGCTCGGCACGTCCTATGTGCGCAAGCCGCTGCTGTCACGCGAAGGCGCCAATGTCACGCTGGTTTCGGCCGGCATTTCGCTCGACGAGCACACCGGCCCCTACGGCGCCGAAGGCTTTATTCGCCAGGCGCTCTCGCCGCTGCCGAATTTTTCAGGCTTCTATCCGGTGGTGGGCAGCTGGCTGGTGAATCACGAACCGTGCGGATTGTCCATCCGCGAGGACGAGAGCCCGATCACCGGCAACAGCTCGCGGTTTCTGCCGCATGCGATTTTGTGA
- a CDS encoding DUF1134 domain-containing protein, whose amino-acid sequence MTFASRLAAIALAALVGWIVPASAQTAAPPPDLPPPQRTPTPNTYGPDELVTAGHRFFGNVSRGLASIIEKAVSQWGLPNGYILGEEGSGAFVAGLRYGEGTLYTKNAGDLRVYWQGPSLGFDWGGDGARTMTLVYNLPATNAIYQRFAGLDGSAYIIGGFGMTALTANNIVLVPIRSGLGLRLGANIGYLKYTPRATWNPF is encoded by the coding sequence ATGACTTTCGCATCACGCCTTGCCGCGATCGCGCTTGCCGCGCTGGTCGGCTGGATCGTGCCGGCCTCCGCCCAGACGGCGGCACCGCCGCCTGACCTGCCGCCGCCACAGCGGACCCCGACGCCCAATACCTATGGGCCGGACGAGCTCGTCACCGCCGGCCACCGCTTCTTCGGCAACGTCTCGCGCGGGCTCGCCTCGATCATCGAGAAGGCGGTCAGCCAATGGGGCCTGCCGAACGGCTACATCCTCGGCGAGGAAGGCTCCGGCGCCTTCGTCGCCGGCCTGCGCTACGGCGAAGGCACGCTCTACACCAAGAACGCCGGCGACCTGCGCGTCTACTGGCAGGGTCCCTCGCTCGGCTTCGACTGGGGCGGCGACGGCGCCCGCACCATGACGCTGGTCTATAACCTGCCCGCCACCAACGCGATCTACCAGCGCTTCGCCGGCCTCGACGGCTCGGCCTACATCATCGGCGGCTTCGGCATGACCGCGCTCACCGCCAACAACATCGTGCTGGTGCCGATCCGCTCCGGCCTCGGCTTGCGGCTGGGCGCCAATATCGGCTACCTCAAATACACCCCGCGGGCGACCTGGAACCCGTTCTAG
- the chpT gene encoding histidine phosphotransferase ChpT, with the protein MSDAPSPGTASAPDMLELAALLCSRVCHDLISPVGAIVNGLEVLDDDPKPEDREFALDLIRKSAKTASARLQFCRLAFGAAGSSGAQIDLGDAQTMARGHIEDGKCSITWNLPRLLLPKNRVKLLLNMLVVAQHTIPRGGMLTIDPIGEGETMSFRITATGHNARLPQNISELLSGARGPAADAHAIQPYYTRLLAQACGLTVTLKPEGEAIIVTAS; encoded by the coding sequence ATGTCTGACGCTCCGTCACCCGGTACCGCTTCCGCTCCCGATATGCTCGAACTCGCCGCACTCCTGTGCTCGCGGGTCTGCCATGATCTCATCAGCCCGGTCGGCGCGATCGTCAATGGTCTCGAGGTGCTCGACGACGATCCCAAGCCCGAGGACCGCGAGTTCGCGCTCGATCTGATCCGCAAGAGCGCCAAGACGGCATCCGCGCGGCTGCAATTCTGTCGCCTCGCTTTCGGCGCGGCCGGCTCCTCCGGCGCACAGATCGACCTCGGCGATGCGCAGACCATGGCGCGCGGCCATATCGAGGACGGCAAGTGCTCGATCACCTGGAATTTGCCGCGGCTGCTGCTGCCGAAGAATCGCGTCAAGCTGCTGCTCAACATGCTGGTCGTTGCCCAGCACACGATCCCGCGCGGCGGCATGCTGACGATCGATCCGATCGGCGAGGGCGAGACCATGAGCTTCCGCATCACCGCGACCGGACACAATGCGCGCCTGCCGCAGAACATCTCCGAGCTCCTGAGCGGCGCGCGTGGACCGGCTGCGGACGCGCATGCAATCCAGCCCTATTATACCCGGCTCCTGGCGCAGGCCTGCGGACTCACGGTGACGCTCAAGCCTGAAGGCGAAGCCATCATCGTTACCGCTTCGTAA